In Caldalkalibacillus salinus, the following proteins share a genomic window:
- a CDS encoding potassium channel family protein, which yields MKKQFAVIGLGRFGGSICQTLAEIGHEVLAIDIQEERINDFASIATQAIRCDTTDEQALRELGVRNFDHVIVAIGENIQASILTTLILKDLEVPYITVKAQNDYHEKVLSKIGATKVIHPERDMGVRFAHNLISENVLEFIELSQDHSLVEIIASEKMVGKTLLDLDIRAKYGCNIMAIKSEDHLNISPRAEDIIKKGDLLVVIGSNRDISKLEENET from the coding sequence TTGAAGAAGCAATTTGCAGTTATTGGTTTAGGACGATTTGGTGGAAGTATATGCCAAACATTAGCGGAAATAGGACATGAAGTTTTAGCTATTGATATACAGGAAGAACGGATTAACGACTTTGCTTCAATTGCTACACAAGCGATTCGGTGTGATACAACCGATGAACAAGCACTAAGAGAATTAGGTGTCCGTAACTTTGACCACGTCATCGTTGCGATTGGAGAAAATATTCAAGCTAGCATCTTAACAACCCTGATACTGAAGGACCTAGAAGTACCCTATATCACGGTAAAGGCCCAAAATGATTATCATGAGAAGGTGCTCTCCAAGATTGGCGCCACTAAGGTCATTCATCCGGAACGGGATATGGGTGTTCGGTTTGCCCATAATCTAATATCAGAAAATGTACTTGAATTTATAGAGCTATCCCAGGATCATAGTTTAGTGGAGATTATCGCCAGTGAAAAGATGGTTGGAAAGACACTTCTCGATTTAGATATTCGGGCCAAATACGGTTGTAACATCATGGCTATTAAGTCTGAAGACCACCTGAACATCTCCCCGCGAGCTGAAGACATCATTAAAAAAG
- a CDS encoding MFS transporter: MHHRKMQTHTLHKFFFGNVEISRELKLLLFIGGLYALSTALSNTFVNVYIWKQQNDYITIALFNLFIVIAQPLVFIIAGRWAKQVDRIIVLRLGVFFLSIFYLVVLLLGTLATKFVILLGVLLGIGFGFYWLAFNVLTFEITEPDTRDIFNGFFGLLGSFAGMIGPFLAGLIITKMENLKGYTLIFALSLGFFVIAVILSFFLKRRSAEGKFVLKNVIRLKNIGPNWRGILLGNLAQGLREGSFLFLITIWVFVAAGNELALGTFSLVTSTVAFIFYYITGRFLSKKFRIRSVLFGSIILGLAVWIIAFNLTFTKLMIYGVIASIAYPILIVPFVSMTYDVIGKAKNAADWRIEYVVGREIFVNIGRIISILLFMLIMTLFDEKKALPYFILFLGHVQILIYFFIRKIKMED; the protein is encoded by the coding sequence ATGCACCATCGTAAAATGCAAACACATACCCTACACAAATTTTTCTTCGGGAACGTTGAAATAAGCAGAGAATTAAAATTACTGCTTTTTATCGGGGGGTTATATGCACTCAGCACCGCATTATCTAATACGTTTGTGAACGTCTATATATGGAAACAACAAAATGATTACATCACGATTGCATTGTTTAACCTTTTCATTGTCATTGCCCAGCCATTAGTTTTTATAATCGCTGGGCGGTGGGCGAAACAGGTCGACCGCATCATTGTGTTAAGGTTAGGGGTATTTTTTCTCTCCATATTCTATCTAGTCGTGCTCTTGCTTGGAACTTTAGCCACAAAGTTTGTAATACTGCTTGGGGTTTTATTAGGAATAGGGTTTGGCTTTTATTGGTTAGCCTTTAATGTACTGACGTTTGAGATTACGGAGCCTGACACCCGAGACATATTTAATGGTTTTTTCGGTTTATTAGGGTCCTTTGCAGGGATGATTGGCCCTTTTTTAGCGGGATTAATTATCACTAAGATGGAAAACTTGAAAGGCTACACCCTCATATTCGCTTTATCTTTAGGTTTTTTTGTGATTGCTGTTATTCTGAGTTTTTTTCTAAAGCGTCGTTCAGCCGAAGGAAAATTTGTTTTAAAGAATGTCATTCGCTTAAAAAATATTGGGCCAAATTGGCGTGGCATTCTACTCGGCAATCTTGCCCAAGGGCTTAGAGAAGGGTCCTTTCTTTTTTTGATTACGATTTGGGTATTTGTTGCGGCCGGTAATGAACTGGCTTTAGGGACTTTTAGCTTGGTCACTTCAACAGTCGCCTTTATTTTTTATTACATCACAGGACGCTTTCTCTCCAAGAAGTTTAGAATAAGATCTGTCCTGTTTGGATCTATCATATTAGGTTTGGCTGTTTGGATTATTGCTTTTAACCTAACCTTTACAAAATTAATGATCTACGGTGTAATCGCATCAATTGCTTACCCTATCTTAATCGTCCCTTTTGTGTCCATGACCTATGATGTTATTGGCAAAGCAAAAAACGCCGCTGATTGGCGAATCGAATACGTTGTTGGAAGAGAAATATTTGTTAATATAGGGCGCATTATCAGTATCCTGCTCTTTATGCTGATAATGACCTTGTTTGATGAGAAAAAAGCGCTTCCGTATTTTATACTCTTTTTGGGTCATGTTCAAATACTCATTTACTTTTTCATTCGCAAAATAAAGATGGAAGACTAA
- a CDS encoding superoxide dismutase: MAKHELPALPYAHDALEPHIDAQTMEIHHGKHHATYVNKLNDALSDYADLQSKSVEDLVKDLNAVPEAIRGAVRNNGGGHANHTLFWQIMSPNGGGEPTGAIGEAINKKFGSYDKFKEEFKNAALTRFGSGWAWLVVNNGELEVTSTPNQDNPLTEGKTPLLGVDVWEHAYYLKYQNKRPDYVSAFFNVINWDEVNKRFEAAK; encoded by the coding sequence ATGGCAAAACATGAACTACCAGCTTTACCTTATGCTCATGACGCACTAGAACCTCACATTGATGCACAAACAATGGAAATTCACCATGGCAAACACCATGCTACTTATGTTAACAAGCTAAACGACGCTTTAAGCGACTATGCAGATCTTCAAAGCAAGTCTGTTGAAGATTTAGTTAAAGATTTAAATGCAGTACCTGAAGCGATTCGTGGTGCTGTTCGCAACAACGGTGGCGGACACGCAAACCATACATTGTTCTGGCAGATCATGAGCCCTAATGGAGGCGGAGAGCCTACTGGTGCTATTGGAGAAGCCATTAACAAGAAGTTCGGTAGCTACGATAAATTCAAAGAAGAATTTAAAAATGCTGCCCTTACTCGTTTTGGTAGCGGCTGGGCGTGGCTTGTCGTTAACAATGGAGAGCTAGAAGTCACTAGCACACCAAACCAAGACAACCCACTTACTGAAGGCAAGACACCTTTACTAGGCGTTGATGTTTGGGAACACGCCTATTACCTAAAATATCAGAACAAGCGCCCTGATTACGTGTCTGCTTTCTTTAACGTGATTAACTGGGATGAAGTAAACAAGCGATTTGAAGCAGCGAAGTAA